The following are from one region of the Alphaproteobacteria bacterium genome:
- the hflC gene encoding protease modulator HflC, with amino-acid sequence MKIHKAFYLVIAFALFVLTTNTFYIVPQTEQTVVMQFGALVRTEKDPGLHMKLPFVQDVMFFETRILDLDPPEAPVLLSDQLRINIDLYARYKIVDPFKFYVSARNEDGLNNRLGPTLNNKMRNEMAKITVADLLSDKRDDIMAAVKESMKADAKNFGIEVIDIRIGRSELPPEVSASTFARMKADREQRAKEARAQGAEKATQIRASADKERTVLLADANKESQILRGDGDASKTRILADAYSRDPKFFQLYRTLQAYRESMTNGDNTMVLSPESDFMKYLKNY; translated from the coding sequence ATGAAAATTCATAAAGCTTTTTATTTGGTTATTGCTTTTGCGCTGTTTGTTTTGACAACCAACACGTTTTATATTGTCCCACAAACGGAACAAACCGTGGTGATGCAATTCGGCGCCTTGGTTCGCACCGAAAAAGATCCTGGTTTGCATATGAAATTGCCGTTCGTTCAGGATGTGATGTTTTTCGAAACCCGCATTTTGGATCTCGATCCCCCAGAAGCGCCGGTATTGTTAAGCGATCAACTGCGCATCAATATCGATTTGTATGCGCGTTATAAAATCGTCGATCCATTTAAATTCTATGTCTCTGCGCGCAATGAAGACGGGCTGAATAACCGGCTTGGCCCGACCTTGAACAATAAAATGCGCAACGAAATGGCGAAAATCACGGTTGCGGATTTATTGTCCGATAAACGCGATGACATCATGGCGGCGGTAAAAGAATCGATGAAGGCGGATGCCAAAAATTTCGGCATCGAAGTTATCGATATTCGTATCGGCAGATCCGAATTGCCGCCAGAGGTTAGCGCTTCAACCTTTGCCAGGATGAAAGCAGACCGCGAACAGCGTGCCAAGGAAGCGCGCGCGCAAGGCGCGGAAAAGGCGACGCAAATTCGTGCCTCGGCGGATAAGGAACGCACCGTATTGCTGGCCGACGCGAACAAGGAATCGCAAATTCTGCGCGGCGATGGAGATGCGTCGAAAACCAGAATTCTGGCCGATGCCTACAGCCGCGATCCAAAATTCTTTCAGCTTTATCGCACGCTTCAGGCGTACCGGGAATCGATGACGAATGGCGATAACACCATGGTCTTGTCGCCCGAAAGCGATTTTATGAAATATCTGAAGAATTATTAA
- a CDS encoding DUF2065 domain-containing protein, translated as MEGFGHYLLAGFGMMLVIEGLIYAIFPAQAKALLEAIRDIGPDQIRLFGTIVAAFGVALVYALK; from the coding sequence ATGGAAGGATTCGGGCATTATCTGCTGGCTGGATTTGGCATGATGTTGGTCATCGAAGGCCTGATTTATGCCATTTTTCCGGCGCAGGCTAAAGCTTTGTTAGAAGCGATTCGGGATATCGGGCCCGATCAAATCCGCTTGTTTGGAACCATTGTGGCGGCTTTTGGCGTGGCCTTGGTCTATGCCTTGAAATAG
- a CDS encoding ATP-binding protein has product MSLARVLDVQDLSTSGGKIILFLEINGEQLSHRQKVEKKIRLILGPHIPPHQLQIIMTAHRAEPASPKQEIPWGIRNVKKIIAIASGKGGVGKSTTAVNLSVALAQSGQKVGLLDCDIYGPSIPRMMGINRRPEISPDKKMIPPVAHNVKLMSMGFLVPENSANIWRGPMVMGAVTQMLGEVDWGDLDILIVDMPPGTGDAQLTLAQRAPLAGAIIVSTPQDIALIDARKAVAMFQKVNVPILGIIENMSYFECPHCHEHTHIFAHGGARAEAEKLGVEFLGEIPLDIKIRENSDAGRPLATPFDAIAQSVLQSVLESA; this is encoded by the coding sequence ATGTCCTTGGCGCGGGTGTTGGATGTGCAGGATTTATCCACAAGCGGTGGCAAAATCATACTGTTCCTGGAAATAAACGGCGAGCAATTGTCCCATCGCCAAAAAGTGGAAAAGAAAATCCGCTTAATTCTGGGGCCGCACATTCCGCCGCACCAATTGCAAATTATCATGACCGCGCACCGTGCCGAACCGGCATCGCCGAAACAAGAAATTCCCTGGGGCATTCGCAATGTTAAAAAAATAATTGCGATAGCATCCGGCAAAGGCGGCGTTGGCAAATCGACGACCGCCGTTAATTTGTCCGTCGCCCTGGCCCAATCGGGACAAAAAGTCGGTTTGCTCGATTGCGATATTTACGGTCCATCGATTCCGCGCATGATGGGCATCAATCGCCGTCCGGAGATTTCGCCGGATAAAAAAATGATTCCGCCGGTCGCGCATAATGTCAAATTAATGTCGATGGGTTTTTTGGTGCCGGAAAATTCTGCCAACATTTGGCGTGGGCCAATGGTAATGGGCGCGGTTACGCAAATGCTGGGCGAAGTGGATTGGGGCGATCTGGATATTCTAATCGTCGATATGCCGCCCGGCACCGGCGATGCGCAATTGACATTGGCGCAACGCGCGCCGCTGGCCGGCGCGATTATCGTATCGACGCCGCAAGACATCGCCCTGATCGATGCGCGCAAGGCCGTCGCGATGTTTCAAAAAGTAAACGTGCCGATTTTAGGCATCATCGAAAATATGAGTTATTTTGAATGCCCACATTGCCATGAACACACGCATATTTTTGCCCATGGCGGCGCGCGCGCGGAGGCCGAAAAACTAGGGGTTGAATTTTTGGGGGAGATTCCGCTGGATATTAAAATTCGGGAAAATAGTGACGCCGGTCGACCCCTGGCCACACCTTTCGATGCCATCGCCCAATCTGTTTTGCAGTCCGTTTTAGAATCGGCTTAG
- the miaA gene encoding tRNA (adenosine(37)-N6)-dimethylallyltransferase MiaA → MANQGTYPHTIVIGGPTSSGKSALALALARRVGGVLINADSMQLYREIPILSGQPDTAEQKMAPHELYGVMSIAAQSSAASWQKLASAKIADVLAQGKLPILVGGTGLYFRALMDGLSDIPDVDAATRAKVQEILDSDGVEGLRRELLSRDPVMAARLKPNDKQRTARALEVIMQTGQSLANFQGNRAGQNEMRYTLITLLPPRAEIYARCETRFDAMLKSGALDEVKAIEAMPSLPNNTALKAKGIPELRAFLRGEMARDEAVAMAKTKTRQYAKRQYTWFRNQMNPDIMIDMVIHSGNADQYAADIGQKIK, encoded by the coding sequence ATGGCAAATCAGGGCACTTATCCACATACAATTGTAATCGGCGGACCGACTTCCAGCGGGAAATCGGCCTTGGCCTTGGCATTGGCGCGGCGGGTGGGGGGCGTACTGATTAACGCCGATTCGATGCAATTGTATCGGGAAATTCCAATTTTATCCGGTCAGCCCGATACGGCGGAACAAAAAATGGCGCCGCACGAATTATATGGCGTAATGTCCATTGCCGCGCAATCCAGCGCCGCATCGTGGCAAAAACTGGCTTCTGCCAAAATTGCGGATGTCCTGGCGCAAGGCAAGTTGCCGATTCTGGTGGGCGGGACTGGATTATATTTCCGCGCGTTGATGGATGGGCTATCGGATATTCCCGATGTCGATGCGGCCACCCGCGCCAAAGTACAGGAAATTTTGGATTCGGATGGGGTCGAAGGGTTGCGCCGCGAATTATTATCCCGCGATCCAGTGATGGCGGCGCGATTGAAACCGAATGATAAACAACGCACCGCGCGGGCATTGGAAGTTATTATGCAGACCGGACAATCGCTGGCCAATTTTCAAGGCAACCGCGCCGGGCAAAATGAAATGCGGTACACGCTGATTACGTTGTTGCCTCCGCGCGCGGAAATTTATGCACGGTGCGAGACGCGGTTCGATGCGATGCTGAAATCCGGCGCGCTGGATGAAGTAAAAGCCATCGAGGCTATGCCCAGTTTACCGAACAATACCGCGCTAAAAGCCAAAGGAATTCCAGAGCTGCGCGCGTTTTTGCGCGGCGAAATGGCGCGGGATGAAGCGGTGGCCATGGCGAAAACCAAAACCCGTCAATATGCCAAACGGCAATATACCTGGTTCCGTAACCAGATGAATCCGGATATAATGATCGATATGGTTATTCACAGTGGCAATGCAGATCAATATGCGGCGGATATTGGGCAAAAAATAAAATGA
- a CDS encoding pyridoxal-phosphate dependent enzyme, whose amino-acid sequence MKKLLFKKGKAASRRQPELPAKSVAANRRALSIHDVLLARQLIAPFVRRTPLIPARNLLYDIKGARNLFLKLENLQVTGSFKARGALTRVLSLPKSDLKNGVITASGGNHGIAVAYAAMQAGTHATIYVPESINPAKRHNMHEFGGVTVTGGTIFHEALLNAREESKIQNIPFIHTFGDRGVIAGQGTVALEILEDLPDVDVLVVAIGGGGLIGGMGLAAHGINKKIRIIGVEPTGAPTLYQSLRQDKLVKLSSVNTRAGTLSMSQTTRTNFEIVRKHVEKIVLVSDEEMKQAAEWLWFEMGIAAELAGAAAIAALQTGKVKVRAHEKVCALVCGSGLDGVGS is encoded by the coding sequence ATGAAAAAATTATTGTTCAAAAAAGGCAAAGCGGCTTCGCGCCGCCAACCGGAATTGCCGGCAAAATCCGTCGCTGCCAATCGCCGCGCTTTGTCGATTCACGATGTTTTGCTGGCGCGGCAATTGATCGCGCCGTTCGTGCGGCGCACGCCGTTAATCCCGGCGCGCAATTTGCTGTACGATATAAAAGGCGCGCGGAATTTATTTTTGAAATTGGAAAATTTGCAAGTCACCGGCAGTTTCAAGGCGCGGGGTGCATTGACCCGCGTGCTAAGTCTGCCAAAATCGGATTTAAAAAATGGCGTTATCACGGCGTCGGGCGGCAATCACGGCATTGCGGTCGCCTATGCCGCGATGCAGGCTGGAACGCACGCCACGATCTATGTGCCGGAATCGATCAATCCAGCCAAGCGCCATAACATGCATGAATTTGGCGGCGTAACGGTAACGGGCGGCACAATTTTTCACGAGGCCCTGTTGAATGCGCGTGAAGAATCGAAAATTCAAAATATTCCGTTTATCCATACATTCGGCGATCGTGGCGTTATCGCGGGGCAGGGGACCGTGGCCCTCGAAATTCTCGAAGATTTGCCGGATGTCGATGTGCTGGTGGTCGCAATTGGTGGCGGCGGTTTGATCGGCGGGATGGGATTGGCCGCGCACGGCATCAATAAAAAAATTCGGATTATCGGCGTTGAACCCACCGGCGCGCCCACATTATATCAATCCTTGCGCCAGGACAAATTGGTGAAATTGTCGTCGGTCAACACGCGCGCCGGCACATTATCGATGAGCCAGACCACGCGCACCAATTTTGAAATTGTCCGCAAACATGTGGAAAAAATCGTATTGGTCAGCGACGAAGAAATGAAACAGGCGGCCGAATGGTTGTGGTTTGAAATGGGCATCGCAGCGGAACTCGCTGGAGCGGCGGCCATCGCCGCCTTGCAAACCGGCAAGGTCAAAGTCCGCGCCCATGAAAAAGTCTGCGCGCTAGTTTGCGGATCCGGGTTGGATGGGGTTGGCTCCTAA
- a CDS encoding FAD-dependent thymidylate synthase: protein MTVSKQQAAEIEQIRASQAQTRRATVPALEEILYNPLPVLDHGFVRVVDYMGDDSAITQAARVSYGKGTKKVQEDKGLINYLLRHWHTTPFEMCEIKYHIKLPIFIARQWIRHRTANVNEYSARYSIMDREFYIPAMEQLGVQSKSNRQGRGDVLQGDEAQKVLKILREDSERCYQHYMEMMNLKGEDGGEETEPQILDPNKSGLARELARMNLNLNFYTQWYWKTDLHNLMHFCRLRADPHAQYEIRVYAETLLETMKRWVPHTFEAYTQYREGALNISKQGVTVLKRMLAGEKVTEETAGLGKREWKEFCESLGINDNATSLPKAKSA, encoded by the coding sequence ATGACCGTCAGCAAACAGCAAGCAGCCGAAATCGAACAAATCCGCGCCAGCCAGGCGCAAACCCGCCGCGCCACCGTGCCGGCGCTCGAAGAGATTTTATACAATCCGTTGCCGGTTTTGGATCACGGTTTCGTTCGCGTCGTCGATTATATGGGCGACGATTCTGCGATCACACAAGCTGCGCGCGTATCGTATGGCAAGGGCACGAAAAAGGTGCAAGAAGACAAAGGCCTGATTAATTACTTGCTGCGTCATTGGCACACGACGCCATTTGAAATGTGCGAAATCAAATATCATATCAAATTGCCGATTTTCATCGCGCGGCAATGGATCCGTCACCGCACCGCGAACGTGAATGAATATTCCGCGCGTTATTCGATCATGGACCGCGAGTTTTATATTCCAGCAATGGAACAATTGGGCGTGCAATCCAAATCCAACCGCCAGGGCCGCGGCGATGTGTTGCAAGGGGACGAGGCGCAAAAAGTTTTGAAAATCCTGCGCGAAGATTCCGAACGCTGCTATCAACATTACATGGAAATGATGAACTTAAAGGGCGAAGATGGCGGCGAAGAAACCGAACCGCAAATTCTGGATCCGAACAAATCGGGCCTGGCGCGGGAACTCGCGCGGATGAATTTGAATCTGAATTTCTATACGCAATGGTATTGGAAAACCGATTTGCATAATTTAATGCATTTCTGCCGTCTGCGCGCCGATCCGCACGCGCAATATGAAATCCGCGTTTACGCCGAAACATTATTGGAAACCATGAAACGCTGGGTACCGCATACGTTCGAAGCCTATACCCAATACCGCGAAGGCGCGTTGAATATTTCCAAACAGGGCGTTACGGTTTTAAAACGCATGCTGGCCGGCGAAAAAGTCACCGAGGAAACCGCAGGTCTTGGTAAACGCGAATGGAAAGAATTCTGCGAATCGCTGGGCATTAACGATAACGCCACCAGCCTGCCAAAAGCCAAAAGCGCTTAG
- a CDS encoding Do family serine endopeptidase, which yields MFDPIKKIRKTFNIFVFLVIAAIAMPSFAAEPLRAPTGAADMVVMPSFASLADKLLPAVVNVSTTQIVKENRRTMPDLPQFPPGSPFEEFFKDFFDQQMQGMDGGRAVPQKSTALGSGFIIDPSGYIVTNNHVIDDADEITVILHDNSELKAEIVGRDKKMDLALLKVKTDKKLPYVSWGDSDSARVGEWVLAIGNPFGLGGTITAGIISARARDINAGPYDDFIQTDASINRGNSGGPMFNTKGEVVGINTAIFSPSGGSIGIGFAIPSNSAKPVIEQLQKFGHAKRGWLGVRIQGVTPEIAENFNLKGGARGALVAGISPNSPATGKLEVGDIITGFNGKEIDEMKKLPRIVADTDIGQDVNVTFWRKGREQTARIKIAQLNEDEEKDLVPASGKKPVEKPVAKSRVIGLSLSPITQALRQRFEIPADVKSGAVIIGLDGTSNAAEQGIRAGDVIVQVAQEDISSPDEAIAKIEKAKKDKRNSVLLLLNRAGDVRFVALKLEDPNN from the coding sequence ATGTTTGACCCAATCAAGAAAATCAGAAAAACTTTCAACATTTTTGTTTTCCTTGTTATCGCTGCAATCGCGATGCCTTCATTCGCGGCGGAACCTTTGCGGGCTCCGACTGGCGCGGCCGATATGGTGGTTATGCCAAGCTTTGCCAGCCTGGCCGACAAGCTGTTGCCGGCGGTGGTAAACGTATCCACCACTCAGATTGTAAAAGAAAATCGCAGGACAATGCCGGATTTACCGCAATTCCCGCCGGGATCTCCGTTCGAGGAGTTTTTTAAAGATTTCTTTGACCAGCAAATGCAAGGTATGGATGGCGGCCGCGCTGTGCCGCAAAAATCCACCGCGCTTGGTTCCGGTTTCATTATCGATCCCAGCGGCTATATCGTGACCAATAATCACGTGATTGACGACGCCGATGAAATTACCGTTATCTTGCACGATAATTCCGAACTGAAGGCCGAAATTGTCGGCCGCGACAAGAAAATGGATTTGGCTTTGTTAAAAGTCAAAACCGATAAGAAACTTCCCTATGTTTCCTGGGGCGATTCCGATTCCGCGCGGGTGGGCGAGTGGGTGCTTGCCATCGGCAATCCATTCGGTCTTGGCGGCACCATTACCGCCGGTATCATTTCCGCGCGAGCGCGGGATATCAACGCCGGACCTTATGATGACTTTATTCAAACCGATGCGTCGATCAATCGCGGCAATTCGGGCGGCCCGATGTTCAATACCAAAGGCGAAGTGGTTGGCATTAACACCGCCATTTTCTCGCCCTCGGGCGGCAGCATCGGTATCGGTTTCGCGATACCATCGAATTCCGCCAAACCGGTTATCGAACAATTGCAGAAATTCGGCCATGCCAAACGCGGCTGGCTTGGCGTGCGTATCCAAGGCGTAACGCCGGAAATCGCCGAAAACTTTAATTTGAAAGGCGGCGCGCGTGGCGCATTGGTTGCGGGTATTTCCCCCAACAGCCCGGCTACTGGCAAATTGGAAGTCGGCGATATTATCACCGGTTTTAACGGCAAGGAAATCGACGAGATGAAAAAATTGCCGCGCATCGTTGCCGACACCGATATCGGCCAGGACGTCAATGTCACTTTCTGGCGCAAAGGCCGCGAGCAGACCGCGCGCATTAAGATCGCGCAATTGAACGAGGACGAGGAAAAGGATCTGGTTCCGGCCAGCGGCAAAAAGCCGGTTGAAAAACCGGTCGCGAAATCCCGGGTGATTGGCTTGTCCTTGTCGCCAATTACTCAGGCCTTGCGCCAACGGTTTGAAATTCCCGCCGATGTAAAATCTGGCGCGGTGATTATCGGACTTGATGGAACATCAAACGCCGCGGAGCAGGGTATCCGCGCGGGCGATGTGATCGTGCAGGTGGCGCAGGAAGATATTTCCTCGCCAGACGAAGCGATCGCCAAAATTGAAAAAGCAAAAAAAGACAAACGCAATTCGGTATTGTTGCTGTTGAACAGGGCCGGGGATGTGCGCTTTGTCGCTCTTAAATTAGAGGATCCGAATAACTAG
- a CDS encoding rhodanese-related sulfurtransferase: MLSVVTFYKFVALPRCREMLDPIRLVCEENGVRGIILLAEEGINATIAGPEDGIANALDYIKSHPELADLTWKTSAAATMPFGRLKIRVKPEIVTMKQPVDPSNLVGNYVAPKDWNDLISREDVILVDTRNDYEYAAGTFKGAIDPKTTSFGQFPAYVEAHLADKKDRPIAMFCTGGIRCEKATSFLLQQGFKEVYHLQGGILKYLEDVPADQSLWQGECFVFDEREALTHGLINKKK; the protein is encoded by the coding sequence ATGTTATCGGTAGTTACATTTTATAAATTCGTCGCTTTGCCGCGATGCCGCGAGATGTTGGATCCCATTCGCCTGGTGTGCGAAGAAAATGGCGTGCGCGGTATTATTTTGCTGGCGGAGGAAGGCATTAACGCGACTATCGCCGGGCCAGAAGATGGCATCGCCAACGCGCTAGATTACATCAAATCCCATCCCGAATTGGCGGATTTAACCTGGAAAACATCCGCCGCCGCTACCATGCCGTTTGGCCGGTTGAAAATCCGGGTGAAACCGGAAATTGTAACTATGAAACAACCCGTGGATCCAAGCAATTTGGTGGGCAATTACGTCGCACCGAAGGATTGGAACGACTTGATCAGCCGCGAGGATGTGATTTTGGTCGACACGCGCAATGATTATGAATACGCCGCCGGAACGTTCAAGGGGGCGATTGATCCTAAAACGACCAGTTTCGGCCAGTTTCCAGCCTATGTCGAAGCGCACTTGGCCGATAAAAAAGACCGGCCGATCGCCATGTTTTGCACCGGCGGGATAAGATGCGAGAAAGCGACTTCTTTTTTGCTGCAACAAGGCTTCAAAGAAGTCTATCATCTGCAAGGCGGAATCTTAAAATATCTCGAGGATGTTCCCGCCGACCAAAGCCTTTGGCAAGGGGAATGTTTTGTGTTCGACGAACGCGAGGCATTGACCCACGGTCTAATCAATAAAAAGAAATAG
- the hflK gene encoding FtsH protease activity modulator HflK, protein MFSMLKPKPTIHQVNPWGDPPPGDNNKGSSSGWGRKESSRGNKPGGGNNGGGLPPDFEDMFRKAMPPVDGKKLWGMIALAVFALWILSGVYSVSGGEEGVVLRFGKFDRKVAPGLHMHLPFPIETVLKPNTGIVNQIDVGVGSSGQSRRELAGTSPAGQMLTQDRNILNMHFRIMWRIDDPVKFLFQIRDPQATIRAAGESIMRELVGQRTFDNIVRGGREELGLKAKEMLQSILDSYGAGVLIVDVLPQKIDPPAEVIDAFNDVQRAEQDAEREINQAEAYRSDIVPRARGEAEKIKLDAAAYKEQVVREAEGEAQGFVQVYNAYKASSDLTAKRLYIETMQEILKKSSKIYVDGKAVGNVVPFLPLQDLMKRPNVPGNNQPAEVQ, encoded by the coding sequence ATGTTTTCCATGTTAAAGCCAAAACCGACGATCCATCAAGTTAACCCCTGGGGAGATCCGCCACCCGGCGATAATAATAAAGGTTCGTCGAGCGGTTGGGGGCGCAAGGAATCATCGCGTGGCAATAAACCAGGCGGCGGAAACAATGGCGGCGGTCTGCCTCCGGATTTTGAAGATATGTTCCGCAAGGCGATGCCGCCGGTTGATGGCAAAAAATTATGGGGCATGATCGCGCTGGCTGTTTTTGCGCTGTGGATTCTGTCCGGCGTATATAGTGTTTCGGGCGGCGAAGAAGGCGTCGTGCTGCGTTTTGGCAAGTTCGACCGTAAAGTGGCGCCGGGATTGCATATGCATCTGCCGTTTCCGATCGAAACCGTGTTGAAACCCAATACCGGTATCGTCAATCAAATCGACGTGGGTGTCGGCTCGTCGGGCCAGTCGCGCCGTGAATTGGCCGGGACATCGCCTGCCGGGCAAATGTTGACCCAGGACCGGAACATTTTGAATATGCATTTCCGGATTATGTGGCGCATCGACGATCCGGTTAAATTCCTGTTTCAAATCCGCGATCCGCAGGCCACCATCCGCGCCGCCGGCGAAAGTATTATGCGCGAATTGGTCGGTCAGCGCACGTTTGACAATATCGTGCGCGGCGGCCGCGAGGAATTGGGGCTGAAAGCAAAAGAAATGTTGCAATCCATTCTGGACAGTTATGGTGCCGGCGTTTTGATTGTCGATGTGTTGCCGCAAAAAATTGACCCGCCAGCCGAAGTTATCGATGCGTTTAACGATGTGCAGCGCGCCGAACAGGATGCGGAACGCGAAATCAATCAGGCCGAAGCCTATCGCAGCGATATCGTTCCCCGCGCGCGGGGCGAAGCGGAGAAAATAAAACTCGATGCCGCCGCTTATAAAGAACAAGTGGTGCGCGAGGCGGAAGGCGAGGCACAAGGTTTTGTACAGGTTTATAACGCCTACAAGGCATCCAGCGATTTGACCGCAAAACGTCTTTATATTGAAACGATGCAAGAAATTTTGAAAAAATCCAGCAAAATTTATGTCGACGGTAAAGCGGTGGGCAATGTGGTTCCATTCTTGCCGTTGCAGGATTTGATGAAACGGCCAAACGTGCCGGGCAATAACCAACCGGCAGAGGTGCAATAA
- a CDS encoding DUF2520 domain-containing protein, translated as MKSKKQIVIIGNGKLGGVLRTALHKAGFNVRAFGRGQKPDVGDADIVFIATQDQNIAKTAKSLARLEWKKGAVAVHCSGSENSDLLSPLRRKGVFTASCHPLQSFPNLKSGLRALPGTYWFCEGRGRALATMKPIIQKLRGKMVTVKPDQKNAYHGAVCMAANYLTTLVGASGDIAAQIGLRESEFRAALAPILHATLRNTIAIGPRAALTGPIQRGDGVTVQKHQRAIKKLRNNSRDLLGVYNALYKYTKVMIDN; from the coding sequence ATGAAATCAAAAAAACAAATCGTCATTATCGGTAATGGTAAATTAGGCGGCGTATTGCGGACTGCGCTGCATAAAGCGGGATTTAATGTGCGCGCTTTTGGGCGTGGGCAGAAACCGGATGTAGGTGATGCCGATATCGTTTTCATTGCCACCCAAGATCAAAATATTGCAAAAACGGCGAAATCGCTGGCGCGGCTGGAATGGAAAAAAGGCGCGGTCGCGGTGCATTGCAGCGGCAGCGAGAATAGCGATTTATTATCGCCGCTGCGCCGTAAGGGCGTGTTCACCGCGAGTTGCCATCCGCTGCAAAGTTTTCCAAATTTGAAATCGGGTTTACGCGCCTTGCCGGGAACTTATTGGTTTTGCGAGGGGCGGGGCAGGGCGCTGGCCACGATGAAGCCGATTATCCAAAAATTGCGCGGGAAAATGGTGACCGTAAAACCGGATCAAAAGAATGCTTATCATGGCGCGGTGTGCATGGCTGCAAATTACCTGACAACATTGGTTGGGGCGTCGGGCGATATTGCCGCGCAAATCGGCTTGCGCGAATCGGAATTCCGGGCGGCTTTGGCGCCGATTTTGCATGCCACCTTGCGCAATACCATTGCGATTGGCCCACGCGCTGCCCTAACTGGCCCGATTCAGCGTGGCGATGGCGTAACGGTTCAAAAACATCAACGCGCCATCAAAAAATTACGCAATAATTCCAGGGATTTGCTGGGCGTTTATAATGCGCTTTATAAATATACCAAAGTGATGATTGACAATTAA